A single Methanolobus sp. ZRKC5 DNA region contains:
- a CDS encoding APC family permease has product MEKKEGIDWHHAEQCSKVVCDTGDDSGLERSIDWKQGLAIAVGVPLLILPSIGYFAGYLWSAAIIVWGLSVFQGFMQNLAYGELATTFPKASGLPGFAQNVFKTPNFKGKYDKSKLVGGFSAWSYWFAWNPVLAIFAILVGFYLHSLFPVLASTFSEYQLSLVAGIIIFGGLILINYRGVSSGAVVGYILAALAFIPLIIIAVVPYITGDFVMANITSTWLPTDWVWDLHHILILLGIFAMAQWSACAWETAAIYGPEYKNPGKDVPKALFTCGAICLLAFVIVQMTVTGVLGIDGIANAPIDPMLPVAQAALGDMGSTVAIVMLIAAMVLIIQTAYLGSARAMHSMAVEGNLPRVFGKVNAHGTPILAMVVIGVFNLGLISMGTPTAILAASAIGYVCANGISLFAYVKAKSDPHLAGLDRPFKAPGGWKNVSLMFGLFNLPLCLIGIIYLNSVEGSWFSTGVGILVLALYVPMWYYSQHENHVAKQVEPQSV; this is encoded by the coding sequence ATGGAGAAAAAAGAAGGAATAGACTGGCATCATGCAGAGCAGTGTTCTAAAGTGGTCTGTGACACCGGGGACGACAGTGGGCTTGAGAGGTCTATCGATTGGAAACAGGGTCTTGCAATTGCTGTAGGTGTACCTCTGTTGATCTTGCCATCAATTGGATACTTTGCTGGTTATCTGTGGTCAGCTGCTATTATTGTCTGGGGTCTTTCCGTATTCCAGGGATTCATGCAGAATCTGGCTTATGGTGAACTTGCAACAACTTTCCCGAAGGCATCTGGTCTTCCTGGATTTGCACAGAATGTTTTCAAAACACCTAATTTCAAAGGAAAATATGACAAAAGCAAGCTTGTAGGTGGATTCAGTGCATGGAGTTACTGGTTTGCCTGGAATCCCGTACTTGCTATCTTTGCTATCCTTGTAGGTTTTTACTTGCACAGCCTTTTCCCTGTACTTGCCAGCACTTTCAGTGAATATCAGCTTTCATTAGTTGCAGGTATTATTATATTCGGAGGTCTTATACTTATTAATTATCGTGGTGTTTCAAGTGGTGCAGTGGTAGGTTATATTCTCGCAGCACTTGCATTTATTCCACTGATTATAATTGCAGTGGTACCTTATATTACAGGTGATTTTGTAATGGCAAATATCACAAGCACCTGGTTGCCAACTGACTGGGTATGGGACCTTCATCATATTCTTATCTTGCTAGGTATTTTTGCAATGGCACAGTGGAGTGCATGTGCATGGGAAACAGCAGCTATCTATGGTCCTGAATACAAAAACCCAGGTAAAGATGTACCAAAAGCACTTTTCACCTGTGGTGCAATCTGTCTTCTGGCATTTGTAATCGTACAGATGACAGTTACCGGTGTACTCGGTATCGATGGTATTGCCAATGCACCAATCGATCCTATGCTTCCTGTTGCACAGGCAGCTCTCGGTGACATGGGTTCAACGGTTGCTATTGTAATGCTTATTGCAGCAATGGTCCTTATCATCCAGACCGCTTACCTTGGTTCTGCAAGAGCAATGCACTCAATGGCAGTTGAAGGAAATCTTCCAAGAGTATTCGGTAAAGTGAATGCCCATGGTACTCCTATACTGGCAATGGTCGTTATCGGTGTCTTTAACCTGGGACTTATTTCAATGGGTACTCCAACAGCTATCCTTGCAGCATCCGCTATAGGATATGTTTGTGCAAACGGTATCAGTCTCTTTGCATATGTAAAGGCAAAATCAGACCCGCATCTTGCAGGTCTTGACAGGCCTTTCAAGGCACCAGGTGGCTGGAAGAATGTTTCACTAATGTTTGGTCTATTCAACCTTCCTCTCTGTCTGATCGGTATCATTTATCTTAACAGTGTCGAAGGAAGCTGGTTCTCTACTGGTGTTGGAATTCTTGTACTGGCTTTGTATGTACCTATGTGGTATTATTCACAACATGAAAATCATGTTGCGAAGCAGGTGGAACCGCAGAGTGTATAA
- a CDS encoding winged helix-turn-helix domain-containing protein, producing MNGSLIDIILNSEKRKNVLLLLMEGEKSREEIKTSLNVTSTALIPQIKKLKEHGLVIQNVDYYILTNMGKVLVANMLPLLSAVDVFEENSNYWLNRDLNGIPESMLKRFGELGNCVIIEPDLNYLFEFPKEFTENISKSTYVMAFNAYFHPEYPALYSSLAEKGIDFSLVTTNSVHERMEKDYSEDVRKFMSFENTEMLVSNENTGLATLVSTDRFLFLCFFNKQGQYDHTILMSFDSNALQWSKELFSYFKDKAENIS from the coding sequence ATGAATGGTTCACTAATAGACATAATCCTCAATTCGGAAAAACGGAAAAATGTTCTGCTTCTCTTGATGGAAGGAGAAAAAAGCCGCGAAGAGATAAAAACAAGTCTTAACGTTACTTCCACAGCCCTTATTCCCCAGATCAAGAAACTCAAGGAACATGGTCTTGTCATTCAGAATGTAGATTATTATATCTTAACCAATATGGGGAAAGTTCTGGTAGCAAACATGCTGCCTCTTTTAAGTGCAGTAGATGTTTTTGAAGAGAACAGTAACTATTGGTTGAATCGTGATCTCAACGGCATTCCTGAATCTATGCTTAAGAGATTCGGTGAACTTGGAAACTGTGTTATCATTGAGCCTGACCTTAACTACCTTTTTGAATTTCCTAAAGAATTTACTGAAAACATAAGTAAATCTACTTATGTTATGGCTTTTAACGCTTATTTCCATCCTGAGTACCCAGCCCTTTATTCAAGTCTTGCTGAAAAGGGAATCGATTTTTCCCTGGTAACAACAAACTCTGTCCATGAAAGAATGGAAAAAGATTATTCAGAAGACGTCAGGAAATTCATGAGCTTTGAAAATACTGAGATGCTTGTGTCAAATGAGAACACTGGTCTGGCAACGTTAGTTAGTACTGATAGATTCCTGTTTCTCTGTTTCTTTAATAAACAGGGACAATATGATCATACCATCCTGATGAGCTTTGACAGCAATGCACTGCAATGGAGCAAGGAACTATTCTCTTATTTCAAAGATAAAGCGGAAAATATCTCTTAA
- a CDS encoding response regulator, with protein MEDVKILVVEDEGIIGLNIKKKLKSFGYTVPAIVATGEEAIKMAEITFPDLILMDVRLKGDMDGVETAEKIRKNFDIPVIYLTAYSDDEVLEKAKKTEPYGYIVKPFKADDLRSNIEIALYRHKTEKSAQEKVCSNSI; from the coding sequence ATGGAAGATGTGAAAATTCTTGTGGTAGAAGACGAAGGAATCATTGGTCTTAATATAAAAAAGAAGCTGAAAAGTTTTGGATATACTGTACCGGCTATAGTTGCAACAGGGGAAGAAGCTATAAAGATGGCAGAGATAACATTTCCTGACCTCATATTAATGGATGTAAGACTTAAGGGGGACATGGATGGGGTAGAAACTGCTGAGAAGATCCGTAAGAATTTCGATATTCCGGTGATATATCTTACTGCATATTCGGATGATGAAGTTCTTGAAAAAGCAAAAAAAACTGAGCCTTACGGATACATCGTGAAACCATTCAAAGCAGATGATTTACGCAGTAACATCGAAATTGCACTTTACAGACATAAAACAGAAAAGAGTGCGCAAGAAAAAGTATGTAGTAACAGCATATGA
- a CDS encoding histidine kinase dimerization/phosphoacceptor domain -containing protein, with translation MSLKFKLILYIVTGTLLVLAASTAMTISTVTDQEEELAYKQSIEMARNYANDFNGDMETNRAIAETIAVSMSSYDSMNREEANNMLYNLLVEHPQLLGTYVAYEPDAFDGNDILYMNSQGHDSTGRFIPYWNKINGPITLDPLLNYETLDYYQLPKKTETEILTEPYYYEGVFIVSYVSPIMKDNEFIGIGGVDVSLNYLDEAISEVKAFDTGYAFMTGNTGILVSHPTNKEWIGKKTLYDFGNEDFSKIGYDIGKGMNGHVETVDPITGKNVVMFYEPIRTGNFSFVLVIPKDEMFAGVNTLSNKLLQISFAAVIFMAAISYLIALSFTRPIKNIVNDFKNISKDAVRGNLDSRAETDVESDFKEIPIGLNEILDAVITPIRDTVRLTNALAKGELGERSHLNVHGEFRQLANTLDNFALLLETIIKDSNQVLTKIQQNDFSRTVRVYGEGDFLILTEGIEKTRATLSEMIDERGKIEEIRKKEIHHRIKNNLQVISSLLDLESDKFKDEEVIEAFKESQNRVVSMALVHEELYRSQDMESIDFSDYLMKLVNELSYSYAVNKEYIKIKMNVDPTFLDMDTAIPLGMIVNELVSNSFKHAFKQEKEREIYVNLSLEDRKLTLIVGDNGTGFPENINFKETDSLGLQLVTTLTSQIDGIIELDRSKGTEFRIILK, from the coding sequence ATGTCACTGAAATTCAAACTTATTCTGTATATAGTCACAGGTACCTTGCTTGTACTTGCAGCAAGTACTGCAATGACCATTTCTACTGTAACTGATCAGGAAGAAGAACTTGCCTACAAGCAATCTATCGAGATGGCCAGGAACTACGCTAATGACTTCAATGGTGATATGGAAACTAACCGTGCCATTGCGGAAACCATAGCTGTGAGCATGAGTAGCTATGATTCCATGAACAGGGAAGAAGCAAATAATATGCTTTACAATCTTCTGGTAGAACATCCTCAATTACTTGGTACATATGTTGCTTATGAACCAGATGCCTTTGATGGTAATGATATATTATATATGAATTCCCAGGGACATGATTCCACTGGAAGGTTCATTCCTTACTGGAACAAAATAAACGGACCTATAACACTTGATCCCCTTCTGAATTATGAAACACTGGATTACTATCAACTGCCAAAAAAGACAGAGACAGAAATATTAACAGAACCCTATTATTACGAAGGTGTCTTCATTGTGAGTTATGTTTCGCCGATAATGAAAGATAATGAATTCATTGGGATAGGGGGGGTGGATGTTTCCCTGAATTATCTGGATGAAGCAATCAGCGAAGTAAAAGCATTTGATACAGGATATGCTTTCATGACAGGTAATACTGGTATCCTGGTCTCACACCCTACGAATAAAGAGTGGATTGGGAAAAAAACGCTTTATGATTTTGGAAATGAGGACTTTTCAAAAATTGGATATGACATCGGAAAGGGGATGAACGGCCACGTTGAAACTGTTGACCCCATTACCGGGAAAAATGTAGTAATGTTTTACGAGCCAATAAGAACAGGCAATTTTTCATTTGTTCTGGTTATTCCAAAGGATGAGATGTTTGCAGGTGTGAACACCCTTAGTAACAAGCTTTTACAAATATCCTTTGCAGCCGTAATTTTCATGGCCGCTATCTCTTATTTGATAGCATTGTCCTTTACAAGACCCATAAAAAACATAGTTAATGATTTTAAGAATATATCAAAAGATGCAGTCAGGGGAAATCTCGACTCAAGGGCTGAAACAGATGTTGAAAGTGATTTCAAAGAGATTCCTATAGGCCTCAATGAAATCCTGGATGCAGTAATAACACCTATTCGTGATACTGTAAGACTTACAAATGCACTTGCTAAGGGGGAACTTGGTGAAAGATCTCACTTAAATGTCCATGGGGAATTCAGGCAACTTGCAAATACACTGGATAACTTTGCCTTATTACTTGAAACAATAATAAAAGACTCCAACCAGGTGCTTACTAAAATACAACAAAATGATTTTTCGAGAACTGTAAGGGTATATGGAGAAGGTGATTTCCTTATCCTGACAGAGGGAATCGAAAAAACAAGGGCAACTCTATCAGAGATGATAGATGAACGCGGAAAGATAGAGGAAATAAGGAAAAAAGAGATCCATCATCGTATAAAGAATAACCTTCAGGTCATTTCAAGTTTGCTTGACCTTGAATCCGATAAATTCAAAGATGAAGAGGTTATCGAGGCTTTCAAGGAAAGCCAGAACCGTGTGGTATCAATGGCTTTGGTGCATGAGGAACTTTACAGATCGCAGGACATGGAAAGCATAGACTTTTCCGATTATCTTATGAAACTTGTTAATGAGCTGTCATATTCATACGCGGTCAATAAAGAATACATTAAAATTAAAATGAATGTTGACCCCACTTTCCTTGATATGGATACTGCCATTCCCCTTGGTATGATAGTAAATGAACTTGTTTCGAATTCATTCAAGCATGCTTTCAAGCAGGAAAAAGAAAGGGAAATATATGTTAATCTGAGCCTTGAAGACAGAAAGTTGACCTTGATCGTAGGGGACAATGGAACCGGCTTCCCGGAAAACATCAATTTCAAAGAGACAGATTCTCTGGGATTGCAACTGGTCACCACCCTGACATCCCAGATAGATGGCATAATTGAACTTGATCGAAGCAAAGGCACGGAATTCAGGATAATTTTAAAATGA
- a CDS encoding methyltransferase cognate corrinoid protein, with translation MSNQEMLDKLRDIIVTQNISGCAAATQEALDGGLTAVEIINGGLSVGMKIIGDKFEAAEVYLPQIMMSAKAMNAAMEILVPILAEEKGADDEGVGLAITYVQEGDIHDIGHRLVTTMLGANGFRILDMGVDVPNDKIVEEVAKNKGKKVILVGSALMTTSMLGQKDTVEMLTEEGLRDSVKIMFGGAPVSDGWIAEIGADATAENAADAARVALDIMK, from the coding sequence ATGTCAAACCAGGAAATGTTAGACAAACTCAGAGATATAATCGTTACCCAGAACATCAGCGGCTGTGCAGCAGCTACCCAGGAAGCTCTCGACGGCGGACTCACTGCAGTTGAGATCATCAATGGCGGTCTTTCAGTAGGTATGAAGATCATAGGAGATAAATTTGAAGCAGCAGAAGTATACCTTCCACAGATCATGATGTCTGCAAAGGCAATGAATGCTGCAATGGAAATTTTAGTTCCTATACTTGCAGAAGAAAAGGGAGCAGATGATGAAGGTGTAGGTCTTGCTATCACTTACGTACAGGAAGGCGACATTCATGATATCGGTCACCGCCTTGTAACAACAATGCTTGGTGCAAACGGCTTTAGGATCCTTGATATGGGAGTAGATGTTCCAAATGACAAGATTGTCGAAGAAGTTGCAAAGAACAAGGGCAAGAAGGTCATCCTCGTAGGCTCAGCACTTATGACAACATCCATGCTTGGTCAGAAGGACACAGTAGAGATGCTCACTGAAGAAGGCCTCAGAGACTCTGTAAAGATCATGTTCGGTGGTGCACCAGTTTCAGATGGCTGGATCGCAGAGATCGGAGCAGATGCAACAGCAGAAAATGCAGCAGATGCAGCTCGTGTAGCTCTTGACATAATGAAATAA
- the mtbA gene encoding methylcobamide:CoM methyltransferase MtbA encodes MVEYTPKERLARALTGQPVDRMPAVSVTQTGTVDQMEACGAAWPEANYDAQKMATLAEAGHTVVGFEAVRVPFDITAEAEFFGCEIKDGTEVQQPSVIGHVVSSMEDIEKLKGYTLDNGRINVVCDAIKILADKYGDELPIMGSMIGPFSLAQHINGDEWFMAIMTKEEFGLALMEFTTEFSVAYAKKMVESGADTMVIIDPTASPQLIGNEFYEKFVVPFHKKVCDAMRELNVPTVLHVCGDTTQGLGVMETCGVDGISVDQNVDAATAVGNVKNAVIVGNLDPVNMLWNRTPEEIKEESQKVLDAGIGLLAPGCGIVSKTPTENLQAMVEMAKSHKY; translated from the coding sequence ATGGTAGAATATACACCAAAAGAAAGATTAGCACGTGCATTGACCGGTCAGCCAGTTGACAGGATGCCCGCAGTATCCGTAACCCAGACCGGAACAGTAGATCAGATGGAAGCCTGTGGCGCTGCCTGGCCTGAAGCAAACTATGACGCTCAAAAGATGGCAACACTTGCCGAAGCAGGTCACACCGTAGTAGGCTTTGAAGCTGTACGCGTGCCTTTCGATATCACCGCAGAAGCTGAGTTCTTTGGCTGTGAGATCAAAGATGGTACAGAGGTACAGCAGCCATCCGTGATTGGTCACGTTGTAAGTAGTATGGAAGACATCGAAAAGCTCAAAGGCTACACACTTGACAACGGCAGGATTAATGTCGTATGTGATGCTATCAAGATCCTTGCAGACAAATATGGAGACGAACTCCCTATTATGGGTAGTATGATCGGTCCTTTCTCCCTTGCTCAGCACATCAATGGTGACGAGTGGTTCATGGCTATTATGACAAAGGAAGAATTTGGTCTTGCGCTCATGGAATTCACAACTGAGTTCAGTGTTGCGTATGCAAAGAAGATGGTAGAGAGCGGTGCAGACACAATGGTCATCATTGACCCAACTGCAAGTCCACAGCTTATCGGTAACGAGTTCTACGAGAAGTTCGTGGTACCTTTCCACAAGAAGGTCTGTGATGCTATGCGTGAGCTTAATGTTCCAACAGTACTGCACGTATGTGGTGACACAACCCAGGGTCTTGGAGTCATGGAAACATGTGGTGTGGATGGTATAAGTGTTGACCAGAACGTAGATGCTGCAACAGCTGTCGGAAATGTGAAAAATGCTGTCATCGTTGGTAACCTCGATCCTGTTAACATGCTCTGGAACAGGACACCTGAGGAGATCAAGGAAGAGTCACAGAAGGTTCTGGATGCAGGAATTGGTCTGCTGGCTCCTGGATGCGGTATTGTGAGCAAGACTCCAACCGAGAACCTCCAGGCAATGGTGGAGATGGCAAAGAGCCACAAATATTGA